The Rhododendron vialii isolate Sample 1 chromosome 5a, ASM3025357v1 genome contains a region encoding:
- the LOC131326157 gene encoding arginine-specific demethylase JMJ22: MLRSKILPLKPRNRKRKREQNVVSKNQEPLPLTVVEEEVEEGFSLKTSAPSHSHGVQPLGNLYFNPSSHNSRNTGLGNLQTLTDELVLDILGYLSGTHLGILSIVSKSFYVFSDHEPLWRNLVLENYGGGFLYNGSWKSSFVSAYKPSFVGSCVGSLGLKVRDFYSDYLFQSWLCANLVMKPEWLERDNIQRRRGMSVDEFILNFEEPNKPVLLEGCTDNWVALKKWDTDYLVEVCGDVRFSVGPVEMRLQDFLSYSDQAREERPLYLFDPKFAEKVPRLGSDYEVPAYFTEDLFKVLGGERPDYRWVIIGPAGSGSSFHIDPNSTSAWNAVIKGSKKWVLFPPDVVPPGVHPSPDGAEVACPVSIIEWFMNFYNATKKWEKKPIECVCKAGEVIFVPNGWWHLVINLEDSIAITQNFVSRRNLVNVLDFLKRPDANTLVSGTRDRVNLHDKFRKAIEASFPGTIGQLILEAGEKKAQQKKPSFWDSVTDSKAGAFKFSF; this comes from the coding sequence ATGCTAAGATCCAAGATTTTGCCGTTGAAGCCCagaaatagaaagagaaagagagagcaaaATGTTGTTTCCAAAAATCAAGAACCACTACCCCTAACAGTAgtggaagaagaagtagaagaaggTTTCAGCTTAAAGACATCAGCTCCATCACACAGTCATGGGGTCCAACCACTGGGTAATCTCTACTTCAACCCATCCTCACACAACTCTAGAAACACTGGCCTTGGTAATCTCCAAACCCTAACTGATGAGCTTGTTCTTGACATTCTAGGCTACTTGAGTGGTACCCATTTGGGTATTTTATCCATTGTCAGCAAATCTTTTTATGTCTTCTCTGACCATGAACCCCTTTGGAGGAACCTTGTGCTGGAAAACTACGGTGGTGGTTTTTTGTATAATGGGTCTTGGAAATCTTCTTTTGTTTCTGCTTATAAGCCATCGTTCGTTGGTTCTTGTGTTGGGTCTTTGGGTTTGAAAGTCAGAGACTTTTATTCTGATTATTTGTTTCAGAGTTGGCTATGTGCCAATCTTGTTATGAAACCCGAATGGCTCGAAAGGGATAACATACAGAGGAGGAGAGGAATGTCAGTTGATGAATTTATATTGAATTTTGAGGAACCAAATAAGCCAGTGCTGCTTGAAGGGTGTACGGATAATTGGGTTGCGTTGAAAAAATGGGACACAGATTATTTGGTTGAGGTTTGTGGTGATGTGAGGTTTTCCGTGGGGCCGGTGGAGATGAGGCTCCAAGATTTCCTTAGTTACTCGGATCAGGCAAGGGAAGAGAGGCCCTTGTATCTTTTTGACCCAAAATTTGCAGAGAAAGTTCCAAGGTTGGGTTCAGATTATGAAGTTCCAGCGTATTTTACTGAGGACCTATTTAAGGTTTTGGGTGGTGAGAGGCCGGATTACAGATGGGTTATTATTGGGCCTGCCGGGTCCGGTTCATCATTTCATATCGACCCTAATTCAACCTCGGCATGGAATGCCGTGATCAAAGGGTCCAAGAAATGGGTCTTGTTTCCCCCTGATGTGGTCCCACCTGGGGTGCATCCGAGCCCAGACGGGGCTGAGGTGGCTTGTCCTGTTTCAATAATTGAGTGGTTCATGAACTTCTACAATGCCACGAAGAAATGGGAAAAGAAGCCCATTGAGTGTGTTTGCAAGGCGGGGGAAGTGATCTTTGTACCCAACGGATGGTGGCATTTGGTGATCAACTTAGAAGATTCCATTGCAATTACCCAAAATTTTGTTAGCAGGAGGAATTTAGTCAATGTTTTGGATTTTCTCAAGAGACCAGATGCTAACACACTAGTATCTGGAACAAGAGACCGGGTGAATTTGCATGACAAGTTTAGGAAGGCAATTGAGGCATCTTTCCCTGGAACTATTGGTCAGTTGATTTTGGAAGCAGGGGAGAAGAAGGCTCAGCAGAAGAAACCTTCTTTCTGGGACTCAGTAACAGATTCCAAGGCCGGTGCATTCAAGTTCTCTTTCTAA
- the LOC131326156 gene encoding probable serine/threonine-protein kinase PBL18 has product MGCFPVLKNKKKKYEQTTNIKHVNAQEHSPTTLPEPHIQTRTLKSAPPSFRTRAKPTQPIHKITNSRTRTLSAPSSLSAAEQDALSAIECEEQQQESKSTIGLGKEHRSPSPQPLPLPSPQTQSSSVLKTMGSFKSVTSSGPLNGSGPLPLPPSGTLRYFSYEELSAACHNFSPERCMSEGLSSMIYRASLGDDNSSSKKLEATVTRIQAYTQGLREFLNEVNTLASLQHPNLCKLIGFHARDDSEQRMLVYERLYHGSLDRLLYGRSDGPTVDWNARMKVAFCAAQGLTFLHEEGPFQAMFNEFSTANIQIDKDFSAKLSGYGCVNHIPETEIRNSSVALANVSVETLERGVLTPKSNVWCFGIVLLELLTGRKNLDSRHPKEEMNLVKWSRPFLADDCRLSLIMDPQLKGRFPAKAARTVADVAQRCLHKDPSERPTMRTVLEHLKTIQDLKYSCRFPLQEPGAIAGKNMSRSASLNVIIMPTPKSSFSQSPPTTVPSIAPTRPIALPMSLHPRTCSSVITFEGIDRQESRKSSSSMLRRADVEGF; this is encoded by the exons ATGGGTTGCTTCCCTGTTTtgaagaataagaagaaaaaatatgagCAGACCACTAATATCAAACATGTCAACGCTCAAGAACATTCCCCAACTACATTACCTGAACCACACATCCAAACCCGCACACTGAAGTCTGCACCCCCAAGTTTTAGGACCAGAGCGAAACCTACTCAGCCAATACACAAAATTACAAACAGTAGAACAAGGACTTTGTCTGCCCCGTCAAGCCTCAGTGCAGCAGAACAAGATGCTCTTTCAGCAATTGAATGTGAGGAACAACAGCAAGAGTCCAAGAGTACTATTGGGTTAGGGAAGGAGCACAGGTCCCCAAGTCCTCaacctcttcctcttccatcACCTCAGACTCAAAGTTCTTCTGTCCTGAAGACTATGGGGAGCTTTAAATCAGTGACTTCCAGTGGCCCTCTAAATGGTTCTGGACCGCTGCCCCTGCCTCCTTCCGGAACACTCCGGTACTTTTCTTACGAGGAACTTTCAGCTGCCTGTCACAATTTCTCTCCTGAACGATGTATGTCAGAAGGTCTTTCTTCCATGATATATAGAGCTTCTCTTGGGGATGATAATTCTTCATCCAAAAAACTTGAAGCCACCGTTACTCGCATTCAGGCCTACACCCAG GGTTTGAGGGAATTTTTGAACGAGGTGAACACTCTTGCATCTTTGCAACATCCTAACCTCTGCAAGTTGATTGGTTTCCATGCACGTGATGACTCAGAACAAAGGATGTTGGTTTATGAGAGGCTTTACCATGGCAGCTTAGACCGACTATTGTATGGGAGATCAGACGGCCCCACCGTCGATTGGAATGCCAGAATGAAAGTTGCTTTTTGTGCTGCACAGGGTCTCACTTTCTTGCATGAGGAAGGGCCTTTCCAG GCAATGTTCAACGAATTCTCAACTGCCAATATACAGATTGacaaagattttagtgcaaaACTTTCAGGATACGGTTGCGTTAATCACATTCCAGAGACCGAGATCCGCAACAGTTCAGTT GCATTGGCAAATGTATCAGTGGAGACACTTGAGAGGGGAGTGCTTACCCCCAAGAGCAATGTTTGGTGTTTTGGAATTGTGCTTCTTGAACTGCTGACAGGCAGGAAGAATCTGGATAGTCGTCATCCTAAGGAAGAGATGAACTTGGTCAAGTGGAGCCGTCCTTTCTTGGCCGATGATTGCAGATTGTCATTGATCATGGACCCTCAATTAAAAGGCCGATTCCCTGCCAAAGCAGCTCGAACAGTGGCCGATGTAGCCCAAAGGTGTCTTCACAAGGATCCATCTGAAAGGCCGACAATGAGAACCGTTTTGGAGCATTTGAAAACAATACAAGACTTGAAATATTCATGTAGATTTCCATTGCAAGAACCTGGAGCAATCGCTGGAAAGAACATGTCAAGATCTGCAAGCCTAAATGTGATCATTATGCCTACCCCTAAGTCAAGTTTCTCTCAATCTCCACCAACAACTGTACCATCTATTGCTCCAACAAGGCCAATTGCATTGCCAATGTCTCTTCATCCGCGAACTTGTTCCTCTGTTATCACTTTTGAGGGAATTGATCGCCAGGAAAGCCggaaatcatcatcatcaatgcTTCGAAGGGCAGATGTCGAAGGATTTTGA
- the LOC131326155 gene encoding RING-H2 finger protein ATL74-like gives MVNLRRRILHTSPPANPNDANVSYTNTDTSFDTTMVIVLASLLCALIFALGLNTIVRCALRCRRRFSAAESNCRGLKKRALRQIPVAVYGSEMKISATECPICLGEFVEGERVRVLPKCNHGFHVKCIDRWLLSHSSCPNCRHSLVEIATDSRVEGEAAAPRPLV, from the coding sequence ATGGTGAATTTACGTCGCCGCATCCTCCACACATCTCCGCCAGCAAATCCCAACGACGCAAATGTTTCATACACCAATACCGACACCAGTTTCGACACGACTATGGTGATCGTATTGGCATCCTTACTTTGCGCGCTGATTTTCGCACTCGGGTTGAACACAATAGTTCGTTGCGCTCTACGTTGCAGGCGCAGATTTTCCGCGGCAGAGTCCAACTGCCGCGGCCTCAAAAAGCGCGCTTTGCGCCAGATTCCGGTGGCGGTTTACGGGTCCGAAATGAAGATCTCGGCCACTGAATGCCCGATTTGCTTAGGTGAGTTTGTGGAGGGTGAGAGGGTTCGGGTGCTGCCAAAGTGTAACCACGGGTTTCATGTGAAATGCATTGACAGGTGGCTGTTGTCGCATTCGTCGTGTCCCAATTGCCGCCATTCGTTGGTTGAAATAGCTACGGATTCACGTGTAGAAGGTGAAGCCGCCGCACCTCGGCCGCTGGTTTAG
- the LOC131326158 gene encoding probable LRR receptor-like serine/threonine-protein kinase IRK codes for MAVVLFTVLFFFLVPLLVNSTSPALNDDVLGLIVFRAGLTDPQSKLTSWNEDDNTPCNWVGIKCDPNTNRVTELVLNGFSLSGHISRSLLRLQFLKILSLSRNNFNGTINPLLAQLRSLHFIDLSDNSLSGSIPGELFRQCWSLRAISLARNDLFGSIPDSLSSCSTLEAVDFSYNQISGSLPSEVWSLTRLRSLDLSYNLLEGEIPSGIHNLFHLREVNLRNNMIVGRIPEDIGGCLLLKSLDLSQNSLSGALPESMKKLSLCTSLRLSGNLFTGEVQNWIGNMRSLQSLDLAANNFSGQIPNSIGDLQFLKELNFSVNGFTGSLPETLTSCVNLLVLDVSMNSLTGSLPQWIFNMGLRSVSLSGNKLTGRMDFPTLISKPAAHQSLRIFDVSSNALSGEIPSVIGSFRNLLLLNMSWNYLNGSIPASIGELKTTKVLDLSSNRIHGSIPSEIGGAVSLQELRMETNFLTGRIPSEIENCSSLTSLILSKNNLTGPVPIAIANLTDLITIDLSFNNLSGTLPKELTNLSHLLIFNISHNHFQGELPVGGFFNTIPLSSVSGNPSLCGSAVKQSCPSVHPKPIVLNPNSSANGSSFSSDLHHKRIVLSISALIAIGAAVFIGLGVVVVTVLNLCVRNTMPPSAAPFALSRDGDLSHSPTTDSNSGKLVMFSGDSGGFVAGNNALLNKGNEVGRGGFGTVYQTALQDGRPVAVKKLNISSLIKSQEVFEKEVKKLGEIRHRNLISLEGYYWTPSLQLLINEYVCSGNLYKHLHEEQSINCLTWQQRFNIILGTAKGLAHLHQANTIHYNMKSTNVLIDESGEPKVGDFGLARLLPTLDRYILSSKIQSALGYMAPEFACPTVKITEKCDVYGFGILLLEVVTGQKPVEYMEDDVVVLCDTVRGALEEGRVEECVDGRLNGNFPAEEAMPVIKLGLICASQVPSNRPDMGEVVKILELIQCPSEGEWV; via the exons ATGGCAGTGGTTCTGTTTActgttctcttcttcttcttagtaCCACTTCTGGTGAACTCCACAAGCCCAGCTTTGAACGACGACGTTTTGGGCCTGATCGTCTTCAGAGCTGGCCTTACTGACCCACAGTCCAAACTCACCTCATGGAACGAAGACGACAACACCCCCTGCAACTGGGTCGGTATCAAATGCGACCCGAATACGAATCGGGTCACGGAGCTTGTCCTAAACGGATTCTCCCTTTCTGGCCATATTAGCAGAAGCCTCCTCCGTTTGCagttcttgaaaatcctctccCTTTCGAGAAACAACTTCAACGGGACGATCAATCCCCTTTTGGCCCAGTTACGGAGCCTGCATTTTATTGACTTGAGCGACAACAGTCTATCCGGGTCGATCCCGGGTGAACTTTTTAGACAATGTTGGTCGTTACGCGCAATTTCACTTGCCCGTAACGACCTATTTGGGAGTATCCCTGATTCTTTGAGTTCATGCTCAACCCTTGAAGCAGTTGACTTTTCCTATAATCAGATTTCTGGTTCATTACCCTCTGAGGTTTGGTCTTTGACTAGACTAAGATCACTTGATTTGTCGTACAATTTGTTAGAGGGTGAGATTCCTAGTGGAATTCACAATTTGTTCCATTTAAGAGAGGTTAATCTAAGGAATAACATGATCGTTGGGCGTATTCCAGAGGATATTGGTGGTTGTTTGCTGTTAAAATCACTTGATTTAAGCCAGAATTCTCTTTCTGGCGCCCTTCCGGAATCCATGAAAAAACTCAGTTTGTGCACTTCATTGCGCCTAAGTGGGAATCTGTTCACTGGTGAAGTTCAAAACTGGATTGGAAACATGAGAAGCCTTCAAAGTTTGGATCTTGCTGCAAATAACTTTTCAGGTCAAATTCCAAACTCAATAGGTGACTTGCAGTTTCTGAAAGAACTGAATTTTTCTGTGAATGGGTTCACTGGAAGCTTACCGGAGACGTTAACAAGTTGCGTTAACCTTTTGGTATTGGATGTTAGCATGAATTCGCTTACAGGAAGCCTTCCTCAATGGATTTTTAACATGGGTTTACGGTCAGTTTCTCTCTCGGGGAACAAACTGACTGGAAGAATGGATTTTCCTACCCTGATATCAAAGCCAGCCGCCCATCAAAGCCTTCGAATATTTGATGTATCATCTAATGCCTTATCCGGTGAGATTCCATCAGTTATAGGGAGCTTTAGGAACTTGCTGTTGTTGAATATGTCCTGGAACTATTTAAATGGTTCTATTCCAGCAAGTATAGGTGAATTGAAAACCACAAAAGTTCTTGATTTGAGTAGCAATCGGATACATGGAAGCATTCCTTCTGAAATTGGTGGAGCAGTTTCACTCCAAGAACTAAGGATGGAGACAAACTTCCTAACAGGGAGGATTCCAAGTGAGATCGAAAATTGTTCATCCCTGACCTCATT GATATTGTCGAAGAACAATCTTACCGGTCCAGTCCCTATAGCCATTGCAAATCTTACGGATCTCATTACCATTGATTTGTCATTCAACAACCTCTCGGGAACCCTACCCAAAGAGCTCACGAacctctctcaccttctcatCTTCAACATATCGCACAACCATTTCCAAGGGGAGCTGCCGGTTGGTGGCTTCTTCAACACCATCCCTCTCTCATCCGTCTCCGGTAATCCCTCCTTGTGTGGCTCCGCTGTGAAACAATCCTGCCCATCTGTCCATCCCAAACCCATTGTCCTCAACCCTAATTCTTCAGCCAATGGAAGTTCATTTTCTTCGGATCTTCATCACAAACGAATTGTACTCAGCATCTCTGCCCTCATTGCCATCGGTGCAGCTGTTTTCATTGGTCTTGGTGTGGTAGTTGTCACTGTCCTCAATCTATGTGTCCGGAATACTATGCCACCTTCTGCTGCTCCATTCGCATTGTCTCGTGACGGTGATCTCAGTCATTCCCCTACCACTGATTCCAATTCTGGAAAGCTTGTGATGTTTTCTGGTGACTCTGGTGGCTTTGTTGCTGGTAATAATGCACTTCTCAACAAGGGAAATGAGGTAGGGCGTGGTGGATTTGGCACTGTTTACCAAACTGCCCTTCAAGATGGACGCCCTGTGGCTGTCAAAAAGCTAAACATTTCGAGCTTGATAAAGTCCCAAGAAGTTTTCGAAAAGGAAGTCAAGAAACTCGGAGAGATCAGACATCGTAATTTAATATCACTTGAAGGGTACTATTGGACTCCATCTTTGCAGCTTCTAATCAACGAATACGTCTGCAGCGGGAATTTGTATAAGCATCTCCATGAAGAGCAATCCATAAACTGCCTTACTTGGCAACAAAGGTTCAACATTATTCTTGGGACAGCAAAAGGCTTGGCACATTTGCACCAAGCGAACACAATTCACTACAATATGAAGTCGACCAATGTTCTAATAGATGAGTCTGGTGAGCCCAAGGTAGGAGACTTTGGGTTGGCGAGGCTTCTGCCAACGCTAGATCGTTACATCTTAAGCAGCAAGATTCAGAGTGCACTTGGATACATGGCTCCTGAATTTGCGTGTCCAACAGTAAAGATAACTGAGAAATGCGATGTCTATGGGTTTGGGATTTTGCTTCTAGAGGTGGTGACAGGGCAGAAACCAGTGGAATATATGGAGGATGATGTTGTGGTGCTTTGTGATACGGTGAGAGGAGCATTGGAGGAAGGCAGGGTGGAGGAATGTGTCGATGGGAGACTTAATGGTAATTTTCCAGCAGAGGAAGCAATGCCTGTTATAAAACTCGGCTTAATTTGTGCATCTCAAGTGCCATCGAATCGTCCGGATATGGGAGAGGTGGTTAAAATTTTGGAGTTGATTCAGTGTCCTTCAGAAGGAGAATGGGTTTAG